The window GCATTCACTTTCATGACAATCCATACTTTCGCTTCCGAGCAGCAATCTCAATCCCCGATTGGTGAAGCGCTCATATCCGAATTATTATTTATCCATATCACCTTCGCGATCCTGTCCTATGCAGCTTTCGCGATGTCTTTCGTTTTTGCAATACTCTACTTGCTAGTCTATAAAATATTGAAAAAGAAGAAGTGGTCCAAGCAATTCGGTCGACTCCCGTCATTACATCAAGCTATCATTGGGATGAAGTCGGCCCTCTATGCAGGGATTCCGATCCTGCTCGTCAGTCTTATTTTAGGGATCCGTTGGGCATCCATTGCTTTGGAAGAGTGGAACATCTTCGATATGAAAATCATCGGTTCGTTCTTCTTGATTGCCATGTATGGGGTGGTATTGTATCTTAACCGGAGTGGCAGACTGACTTCAAATGACTTTGCCTGGGCGAATATCATCGCTTTTTTATTTGTCATCGTCAATTTCTTTTTAGGAAGCAAACTCTCGCAATTCCATTTTTGGATGTAAGGAAGGAAGATTGTATTGAGAAAAATTATTGTTGGTTCCCGAAGAAGTAAACTTGCGTTAACCCAGACCAATTGGTTCATCGATCAAATGAAGGCCGCTGGCGCGCCATTTGAGTTCGAAGTGAAGGAAATCGTCACGAAAGGGGACCAAATTCTGGACGTTATGCTATCGAAAGTTGGTGGAAAAGGACTTTTCGTCAAGGAAATCGAGCAAGCTCTCTATGATAAGGAAATCGATTTTGCTGTTCATAGTATGAAAGATATGCCGGCCGTTTTGCCGGAAGGACTGACAATCGGCTGCATTCCTCCGCGTGAGGATGCACGAGATGCGTTCCTATCCAATGATCATGTGAAATTCATGGATTTACCTATTGGTGCTGTCGTCGGAACGTCCAGCTTGCGCAGAAGTTCCCAACTTCTTTTGTTGCGTCCCGATCTGGAAATCAAATGGATTCGTGGGAATATTGATACCCGTTTAAGAAAGATGCAGGACGGAGAATATGATGCTATCTTGCTCGCCGCAGCCGGGATGAAACGGATGGGGTGGAGCGAGGATCTGATTACGGAATTCATGGATGCCAGCGACTGCATCCCAGCGGTCGGCCAAGGCGCACTTGCCATCGAATGCCGTGCTGATGATGAGGAACTGCTTGCCGAGCTTTCCCGCCTGACAGATGAAAAGACTTGGAAGGAAGTCGAAGCGGAGCGGGTATTCCTATCCGAGATGGATGGTTCCTGCCAAGTTCCGATTGCAGGGTTCGCGAAATTTGATGGCCAAGAAACCGAATTGACCGGATATATCGCCTCCCCGGATGCGTTGGAAGTGTTCAAGACGACTGTACGGGATGCAGATCCGGTCAAAGCCGGGAAGGAAGTCGCCCGGATTCTACGCGAGGAAGGCGCCGCTGAAGTGATCGAGAAAGTGAAGGCGGAGATGGATGCGTAACGGAAAGCCATTGGAAGGGGAGCTCGTCATCTTCACGGGGACGCCGAAGTCATTGGAAGTGCTCGATCAGGTGAGACAGTACGGCGGAACCCCGGCCTCCTTTCCTTTGATTCAAGTCGAAGAAATACTGGAACCGACGGACGAACTGCGGTTGAATGCCTGTCCTTTGTATGATTGGCTCATCTTCACGAGCCAGAGTGCCGTTGCGGCGTTCGGTGCCAAAATGGAAAGACATTCGATCTCTTCGGAGTCCATTCCCGGGAAAATCGGGGCGGTCGGAAGCCGGACAGCGGCGGCATTGGAAAAGCTCGGGTTCACGGTTGATTTCATCCCGACGGTCTTCAGTGCAGATGTGTTCGTCAAGCAATTTAAGCCGTCCGAAACAGAGGCTAGGCGACTGCTCTTTTTGCGCGGTTCGATGGCGAGCGGGACGATTAAGGACGAATTGCCGTTCGACGTGGATGAATGGACTGTTTATTCAACGGAACCAGCAGTTGGGTCGGTTGATGGATTAATGGATGCTTTGCGGCAAAATATGCCGAAAAACGTCCTATTTGCCAGCCCATCCGCAGTGGAGGTATTTGCACGGGAAGTCGTACCTCACCTTGGTTGGGAAGGCTATACGATCGGCGCCATCGGACATGTGACGGAAACAGCGCTGGAGGAAGCCGGGGCAACCGTCCATGTCAGGCCCGATACATACACTTTAATGGATCTCGTCAAGGAATTGGCGAAACGAAAGGAAGTTGACTGATGACGAATTTAGAATTCAGACGGAACCGGCGGCTGCGCAGTTCCAAGACACTTCGAGCGATGGTGCAGGAAACCGTTTTGCGGAAGGAGGATTTCATTTACCCGATCTTCGTCGTGGAAGGAGAGAACGTGAAAAATCCTGTTGTTTCCATGCCGGGCGTGTTCCAGTTTTCGATGGATCAATTGGGGACGGAAATCGACGAGGTCGTCTCCTTAGGTATCCCATCCGTCATTTTGTTCGGTGTTCCCGCTGAAAAAGATGCCGTCGGATCAGGAGCTTATCATGATGAAGGCATCGTGCAGCAGGCGACCCGCTTCGTGAAAGAACGCCATCCCGAATTGATCGTCATTGCGGATACTTGCCTATGTGAATATACCGACCATGGACATTGCGGCGTCGTGGAAGGGGAAAAGGTTCTCAATGATCCGTCCTTGGAACTGTTAGTGCGTACAGCGGTGAGCCAGGCCAAAGCAGGCGCCGATATCATCGCACCATCCAATATGATGGATGGATTCGTTGTGGCTATCCGACAAGGGTTGGATGAAGCAGGTTTCATCGATATTCCGATCATGTCCTACGCAGTCAAATACGCATCGGCTTATTACGGGCCATTCCGGGATGCAGCGGATTCGACTCCGCAATTCGGAGACCGGAAGACGTATCAAATGGACCCGGCGAACCGTTTGGAAGCCATGCGTGAAGCGGAATCGGATGTGGAAGAAGGCGCTGATTTCCTCATCGTCAAACCGGCTCTGTCCTATCTTGATATTATGCGCGACGTGAAAAATTCCGTACTGTTGCCGGTTGTCGCATACAATGTAAGCGGCGAATACGCAATGGTGAAAGCCGCGGCTATCAACGGCTGGGTGGAAGAGAAGAAGATTGTTTTAGAGACATTGACAAGTATGAAGCGTGCAGGAGCGGATCTCATTATGACATACCATGCCAAAGACGCGGCACGCTGGCTGGAGGAGAACTAATTGGGAAATCGTTATGAAAAATCGAAGCAGGCTTTTGCAGAGGCTGTGAATTTATTGCCCGGCGGAGTCAACTCGCCGGTCCGTGCATTCAAATCGGTGAATATGGATCCGATTTTCATGCAAAGCGGAAAAGGTGCCATCATTACGGATATCGATGGCAATGAATACATCGATTACGTCCTTTCCTGGGGACCCCTTATTTTAGGGCATACCGATCCGGACGTTGTGGCAGGCATTCAACGAGTAGCGGAGACGGGGACAAGCTTTGGCGCACCAACCTTGGTGGAAAATGAACTCGCTCAACTCGTCATCGAACGTGTACCATCGATTGAAATGGTCCGCATGGTATCTTCCGGGACGGAAGCGACGATGAGTGCGTTGCGCTTGGCGCGAGGATACACAGGGCGCAATAAAATCTTGAAATTCGAAGGATGCTACCATGGTCACGGGGATTCCTTGCTTATCAAAGCGGGATCCGGCGTAGCGACATTGGGTCTCCCGGATAGCCCGGGCGTTCCTGAAGGCATCGCAAAGAACACCATTACAGTCGCATATAATGACATGGAAAGCGTTCAAGCGGTCTTCGAGCAATTCGGGGACGACTTGGCGGGTGTCATCGTAGAACCGGTAGCAGGGAATATGGGGGTTGTTCCTCCGGAGCCTGGTTTTTTGGAAGGCTTACGTGAATTGACGGAGAAAAATGGCACGCTTCTCATTTTCGATGAAGTGATGACCGGCTTCCGCGTCGGCTACAATTGTGCCCAAGGCTATTTCGGCGTCACGCCGGATTTGACTTGCCTCGGTAAAGTGATCGGCGGCGGCCTTCCGGTAGGTGCATACGGCGGCAAGCGAGAAATCATGGAGAACATCGCGCCGGCAGGTTCCGTATACCAAGCGGGGACGCTATCTGGAAATCCGCTTGCCATGACGGCAGGAATTGAAACGTTGAAGAAGCTGACACCGGCTTCCTATGAATATTTCATGAAACTTGGCGATCAGCTGGAATCCGGTTTCCGCGAAGCGGCGACGAAATACAATATTCCGCATACTGTCAACCGTGCAGGCTCGATGATCGGCTTCTTCTTCACGAATGAGAAAGTATCCGATTATGACAAAGCCAAAACATCGGATTTGGAGTTGTTCGCAGAATATTACCGTCTGATGGCGGAAGAAGGCATCTTCTTGCCACCATCTCAGTTCGAGGGTATGTTCCTGTCAACTGCTCATACGGAAGCGCATATTGCAAAAACAGTAGAAGCATTCCATAAAGTGTTCGCGCAGTTGGCGAGATGATAAACAGCGGCCATCCTTTTTTAGAAGAGGATGGCTGTTGTTTTATTCTATCAGCCCTAGCAATCCACTCCAGTTTCCAACCCACAACCTTTCTTCTATTGTCCCTCGATGCTGCATACAATAATCAGTGAATGAAAAGAGGAGGGACGAGGATGGATAAAAAAAAATGGACGATGCAGGAGAACTTCATATTTCCATCAGAAGCAGGGATGCCGTCGGAGGCAGTCTCGTTACGGGTGACACCAGGATTCATGGAAGAGCGGACGGAACAGGCGGTCCGTCTGTCGGGAATCTATCATATCGCCGCGGAAATCCTCTTTACGGAAGAGGGGCCAGCTGGGGAACTGGAAGATCAGGATGCAGCGGTCTTGATCGAAGATGTCGAGATGGACGGGAATCGAGGATATTTTGAATATGCAGTGCCGCTTCATATCGATTTGCCGCCGGAAGCGAAGAGTCCGATCCATGTAACAGCGATGCGGGAGCGGAGTGAAGAGGACGGACAAGGCTCGATCGGCATTGTCTGGGATGTCGAATGTGAATTCAATGAGGCGGTTGCTGAGGCAGTTGAATCCTCTTCACTTCGGCAGGTAGCGGAAGCCGTGGAAACCGTGGAAACTCCGGAAGTCGTTCATCTGACGGAGGAGGAAGAAGAGCCTGTCCCATCCCCGATTGTCCTGGCGGAGGAAATACAGGAGGAAGAGGCTCTCGCTGAGGAGCCTGTCGCCCAGGAAGAGACAGCTACCGCTATGGCGGAATCAATGAATGACAGCACTTCGTACCAAGGATCGGATGAAGCCCTGTCATTCATTGCCGGATTGGAGGACGAATATTCGACGACCCTCTTCCGGTTAAATGATATTTTTATAAAACAGAAAGGCTAAGCCAGCCAATCCGCATAGCAGCAGGAAGTCGCCTGTCGTCGGGACGATCAGCAGCCGGATCAGTTGGAATACGCAGATCGGAATAATGATCCCTTTGCAATAAAATCTGGTCTTCCGTAGCCAGGGGGGCAATAAGTACGGATTATACCCTTTTCGCATTACACCATCCTTTCATCTTTATTCAGTGCATACTTGACGTACCCGGCCCGTTTCCGTACAATGATTGTAACTGCATATCATTGCGAGGAACGGGAGAGTACGCAATAGGGTTTAGCAAAGAGAGGGCGCCGGTGGTGAAAGGGCCTGTAAACCGATTGCCGAATGTCACCCGCGAGCAGTTTCCGTGAACAGTTTGGAGTAGCGGAAACCGGTTTGAAGCCGTTATCCGAGATTGAGGTGTACTTTTTTCAGTACACGAACTAAAGGTGGTACCGCGAATTAACTCCTTCGTCCTTTTTGAGGCGAATGGAGTTTTTTTATTTTTTTCAGCGGTGTTGAGAGGAATGTGGGTTAGTGTCCTGTTCAGTGGGTATCAACGCCCGCCGAATTAAGATAGCCTCCGGCGGATGTCATAAACTTTGAACGACGCCGGAACGTAATTGATTTACCTAAAGGAGGAACAACAAATGGCAAATGATGAATTAACAATGCCGACCAAATATGATCCCCAGTCGATCGAAGCAGGTCGCTATGAATGGTGGCTCCAAGGCAAGTTTTTTGAGGCGCAGCCGGATAGTGGAAAGGAACCGTACACGATTGTCATTCCTCCTCCGAATGTCACCGGGAAACTTCATCTTGGGCACGCATGGGATACGACTTTGCAAGATATCCTCATCCGGATGAAGCGGATGCAAGGGTACGATGCGCTCTGGTTGCCGGGAATGGATCATGCGGGCATTGCGACGCAAGCGAAAGTCGAAGAGAAATTGCGTTCGGAAGGCAAGACCCGCTATGATCTTGGCCGGGAAAAATTCCTAAAAGAGACGTGGAAATGGAAAGAGGAATATGCAAATCATATCCGTGAGCAATGGGCGAAACTGGGCCTCGGCCTCGACTATTCCCGCGAGCGTTTCACGTTGGATGAAGGTCTATCACGCGCGGTTCGGGAAGTATTCGTCAAGTTGTATGAAAAAGGATATATTTACCGAGGCGAATACATCATCAACTGGGACCCCGCTACGAAAACGGCGCTTTCCGATATTGAGGTCATCCATAAAGATGTGCAGGGTGCATTCTATCATATGCGCTACCCACTCGCCGACGGCACGGACAGTATCGAAATTGCGACAACCCGTCCGGAAACGATGCTCGGCGATACGGCGGTTGCTGTTCATCCGGAAGATGAGCGATATAAGCATTTGATTGGGAAAACAGTCAAATTGCCGATTGTTGGCCGGGAAATTCCGATTGTAGCAGATGATTACGTAGATATGGAATTCGGAAGCGGAGCGGTGAAGATCACACCGGCCCATGATCCGAACGACTTCGAGATTGGCAATCGCCACAATCTGCCTCGCGTTCTTGTTATGAATGAGGACGGGACGATGAATAAACTCGCCGGCAAATACGAAGGGATGGATCGTTTCGAATGCCGGAAGCAGATTGTGAAAGATTTGCAGGATATGGGTGTCTTATTCCAAATCGAAGATCATTTGCATTCGGTCGGCCATTCGGAGCGAAGCGGTGCGGTTGTCGAACCGTATCTATCGACACAATGGTTTGTCAAAATGCAGCCGCTCGCCGACGAAGCGATTAAATTGCAGCAGGGCGAAGGGAAAGTCCATTTCGTACCGGAACGCTTTGAGAAGACGTACTTGAATTGGATGGAAAATATCCACGATTGGTGCATTTCCCGTCAGCTTTGGTGGGGCCACCGCATCCCGGCTTGGTACCATAACGAAACGGGTGAAGTGTACGTCGGTCACGAAGCGCCGGCGGATAGCGAAAACTGGACACAGGATAACGACGTGCTCGACACTTGGTTCTCCTCCGCGCTTTGGCCGTTCTCCACGATGGGCTGGCCGGATGCTGATAATGAGGAATTCAAGCGTTATTACCCGACAGATGCCCTTGTTACAGGATATGATATCATTTTCTTCTGGGTGTCCCGGATGATTTTCCAAGGTCTCGAATTTACGGATAAGCGCCCATTTGACGATGTACTCATCCACGGCCTCGTCCGTGCGGAAGATGGTCGGAAAATGTCGAAATCGCTAGGCAATGGGGTCGACCCGATGGATGTCATTGACCAATATGGTGCCGATGCCCTCCGTTATTTCCTATCGACCGGTTCCTCGCCAGGTCAAGACCTCCGTTTTTCGAATGAAAAAGTGGAGGCTGTCTGGAACTTTGCGAACAAAATCTGGAACGCATCCCGTTTTGCGTTGATGAACATGGACGGCATGACCTATGCGGAAATCGACTTGTCTGGTGAAAAATCCGTGGCGGA is drawn from Sporosarcina sp. FSL W7-1349 and contains these coding sequences:
- a CDS encoding cytochrome c biogenesis protein, coding for MAEITMARLQELMVVLYAVGLVFYFIDYLNKDKVAHRSAFWIVMTVYVLQSAYLVVKIIETQRFPVLSLVEGIYFYVWLLITLSIVLHLTYKVGHAVFFLNVVAFTFMTIHTFASEQQSQSPIGEALISELLFIHITFAILSYAAFAMSFVFAILYLLVYKILKKKKWSKQFGRLPSLHQAIIGMKSALYAGIPILLVSLILGIRWASIALEEWNIFDMKIIGSFFLIAMYGVVLYLNRSGRLTSNDFAWANIIAFLFVIVNFFLGSKLSQFHFWM
- the hemC gene encoding hydroxymethylbilane synthase, coding for MRKIIVGSRRSKLALTQTNWFIDQMKAAGAPFEFEVKEIVTKGDQILDVMLSKVGGKGLFVKEIEQALYDKEIDFAVHSMKDMPAVLPEGLTIGCIPPREDARDAFLSNDHVKFMDLPIGAVVGTSSLRRSSQLLLLRPDLEIKWIRGNIDTRLRKMQDGEYDAILLAAAGMKRMGWSEDLITEFMDASDCIPAVGQGALAIECRADDEELLAELSRLTDEKTWKEVEAERVFLSEMDGSCQVPIAGFAKFDGQETELTGYIASPDALEVFKTTVRDADPVKAGKEVARILREEGAAEVIEKVKAEMDA
- a CDS encoding uroporphyrinogen-III synthase; translation: MRNGKPLEGELVIFTGTPKSLEVLDQVRQYGGTPASFPLIQVEEILEPTDELRLNACPLYDWLIFTSQSAVAAFGAKMERHSISSESIPGKIGAVGSRTAAALEKLGFTVDFIPTVFSADVFVKQFKPSETEARRLLFLRGSMASGTIKDELPFDVDEWTVYSTEPAVGSVDGLMDALRQNMPKNVLFASPSAVEVFAREVVPHLGWEGYTIGAIGHVTETALEEAGATVHVRPDTYTLMDLVKELAKRKEVD
- the hemB gene encoding porphobilinogen synthase; this encodes MTNLEFRRNRRLRSSKTLRAMVQETVLRKEDFIYPIFVVEGENVKNPVVSMPGVFQFSMDQLGTEIDEVVSLGIPSVILFGVPAEKDAVGSGAYHDEGIVQQATRFVKERHPELIVIADTCLCEYTDHGHCGVVEGEKVLNDPSLELLVRTAVSQAKAGADIIAPSNMMDGFVVAIRQGLDEAGFIDIPIMSYAVKYASAYYGPFRDAADSTPQFGDRKTYQMDPANRLEAMREAESDVEEGADFLIVKPALSYLDIMRDVKNSVLLPVVAYNVSGEYAMVKAAAINGWVEEKKIVLETLTSMKRAGADLIMTYHAKDAARWLEEN
- the hemL gene encoding glutamate-1-semialdehyde 2,1-aminomutase; this translates as MGNRYEKSKQAFAEAVNLLPGGVNSPVRAFKSVNMDPIFMQSGKGAIITDIDGNEYIDYVLSWGPLILGHTDPDVVAGIQRVAETGTSFGAPTLVENELAQLVIERVPSIEMVRMVSSGTEATMSALRLARGYTGRNKILKFEGCYHGHGDSLLIKAGSGVATLGLPDSPGVPEGIAKNTITVAYNDMESVQAVFEQFGDDLAGVIVEPVAGNMGVVPPEPGFLEGLRELTEKNGTLLIFDEVMTGFRVGYNCAQGYFGVTPDLTCLGKVIGGGLPVGAYGGKREIMENIAPAGSVYQAGTLSGNPLAMTAGIETLKKLTPASYEYFMKLGDQLESGFREAATKYNIPHTVNRAGSMIGFFFTNEKVSDYDKAKTSDLELFAEYYRLMAEEGIFLPPSQFEGMFLSTAHTEAHIAKTVEAFHKVFAQLAR
- a CDS encoding valine--tRNA ligase, whose translation is MANDELTMPTKYDPQSIEAGRYEWWLQGKFFEAQPDSGKEPYTIVIPPPNVTGKLHLGHAWDTTLQDILIRMKRMQGYDALWLPGMDHAGIATQAKVEEKLRSEGKTRYDLGREKFLKETWKWKEEYANHIREQWAKLGLGLDYSRERFTLDEGLSRAVREVFVKLYEKGYIYRGEYIINWDPATKTALSDIEVIHKDVQGAFYHMRYPLADGTDSIEIATTRPETMLGDTAVAVHPEDERYKHLIGKTVKLPIVGREIPIVADDYVDMEFGSGAVKITPAHDPNDFEIGNRHNLPRVLVMNEDGTMNKLAGKYEGMDRFECRKQIVKDLQDMGVLFQIEDHLHSVGHSERSGAVVEPYLSTQWFVKMQPLADEAIKLQQGEGKVHFVPERFEKTYLNWMENIHDWCISRQLWWGHRIPAWYHNETGEVYVGHEAPADSENWTQDNDVLDTWFSSALWPFSTMGWPDADNEEFKRYYPTDALVTGYDIIFFWVSRMIFQGLEFTDKRPFDDVLIHGLVRAEDGRKMSKSLGNGVDPMDVIDQYGADALRYFLSTGSSPGQDLRFSNEKVEAVWNFANKIWNASRFALMNMDGMTYAEIDLSGEKSVADAWILTRLNETIEQVTKLADKYEFGEVGRALYNFIWDDFCDWYIEMAKLPLYGEDEAAKKMTRSVLAHVLDNTMRLLHPFMPFITEEIWQNLPHEGESITVAAWPVPDPALSDKSRASDMKLLMDIIRSVRNIRSEVNTPLSKKVPLYISAKDEATATVLETNRKYIERFCNPETLTIGKDIAAPGKSMSAVVTGAELFLPLEGLLDIEEELARLTKELAKWDSEVKRVQGKLSNERFMSKAPEKVVAEERAKEKDYLEKYAAVERRMQELKEI